The proteins below come from a single Serratia ficaria genomic window:
- the ibpA gene encoding small heat shock chaperone IbpA: MRNFDLSPLYRSAIGFDRLFNALEAGQSQGNGGYPPYNVELVDENHYRIAIAVAGFAEQELEITTQDNLLIVRGAHNHEPAEKTYLYQGIAERNFERKFQLAEHIHIKGAKLENGLLYIDLQRIVPETLKPRRIEIK, encoded by the coding sequence ATGCGCAACTTTGATCTTTCCCCGCTATACCGTTCCGCGATCGGTTTTGACCGCCTGTTCAATGCGCTGGAGGCGGGACAAAGCCAGGGTAATGGCGGCTATCCGCCTTATAACGTCGAGCTGGTGGATGAAAACCATTATCGCATCGCCATCGCGGTGGCCGGGTTTGCCGAGCAGGAGCTGGAGATCACCACGCAGGACAATCTGCTGATTGTACGCGGCGCCCATAATCACGAACCGGCAGAAAAAACCTACCTGTATCAAGGTATTGCCGAGAGAAACTTCGAGCGTAAATTCCAGCTGGCCGAGCATATTCACATTAAGGGCGCCAAACTGGAAAACGGCCTGCTGTATATTGATCTGCAGCGTATCGTGCCGGAAACATTAAAACCGCGTCGCATCGAAATTAAATAA
- the ibpB gene encoding small heat shock chaperone IbpB: MRNYDLSPLLRQWIGFDKLASSMGGQEPQGFPPYNIEKSDDNHYRISLALAGFRQSELDIEVEGPRLSVSGKPTPPEKQVEYLHQGLVCKEFQLTFTLAEHLQVAEAKFENGLLHIDLVRQVPEALQPQRIAIGSTPELEAK, from the coding sequence ATGCGTAATTACGATTTATCCCCGCTTCTGCGTCAATGGATTGGTTTTGATAAACTGGCCAGCTCAATGGGGGGCCAGGAGCCTCAGGGATTCCCGCCCTACAATATTGAGAAAAGCGACGACAACCATTATCGCATTTCCCTGGCGCTGGCCGGTTTCCGGCAGAGTGAGCTGGATATCGAAGTGGAAGGCCCGCGCCTGAGCGTCAGCGGCAAGCCGACTCCGCCGGAAAAGCAGGTCGAGTACCTGCATCAGGGGCTGGTGTGCAAAGAGTTCCAGCTGACGTTTACCCTGGCGGAACACCTGCAGGTTGCCGAGGCCAAATTCGAAAATGGCCTGCTGCATATCGATCTGGTGCGTCAGGTGCCGGAAGCGTTGCAGCCGCAGCGCATCGCCATCGGCAGCACGCCGGAGCTGGAAGCCAAATAA
- a CDS encoding putative transporter gives MSDIALTVSMLALVAVLGLWMGNWKVYGVGLGIGGVLFGGIIVGHFAQMGQIDLNGDMLHFIQEFGLILFVYTIGIQVGPGFFSSLRVSGLRLNGFAILLVLAGGLVAAAVHKLFEVPLPIVLGVFSGAVTNTPALGAGQQILTDLGSDPSLVDGMGMGYAMAYPFGICGILLVMWLIRLFFRINIEREAQAFDSGPGSRRELLHAMNVAVRNPNLQGMAIKNVPLLNGEDIICSRLKRGELLMVPAPLERLELGDYLHLVGKRESLENARLVIGEEVDASLSTRGTALQVVRAVVTNERVLGSKIRDLNLKQKYDVVISRLNRSGVELVAGSNVTLQFGDILNLVGRPEAIDAVAAIVGNAKQKLQQVQMLPVFIGIGLGVLLGSIPLFVPGFPAALRLGLAGGPLVAALILGRIGSIGKLYWFMPPSANLALRELGIVLFLAVVGLKSGGNFVDTLLHGEGLAWIGYGALITAIPLLCVGILARTLGKMNYLTLSGMLAGSMTDPPALAFANGLHPSCGAAALSYATVYPLAMFLRIMSPQLLAVLFWAI, from the coding sequence ATGAGCGATATCGCCCTGACCGTCAGCATGTTGGCGCTGGTGGCCGTTCTCGGGCTGTGGATGGGCAATTGGAAAGTGTATGGGGTTGGGCTGGGTATCGGCGGCGTGCTGTTCGGCGGCATTATCGTCGGGCACTTCGCGCAAATGGGGCAGATCGACCTGAACGGCGATATGCTGCATTTTATCCAGGAGTTTGGCCTGATCCTGTTCGTTTATACCATTGGCATTCAGGTCGGCCCGGGTTTCTTCTCGTCCCTGCGGGTATCCGGCCTGCGGCTCAACGGCTTCGCCATTTTGCTGGTGCTGGCCGGCGGCCTGGTGGCGGCGGCGGTGCACAAGCTGTTCGAGGTGCCGCTGCCGATCGTTCTTGGCGTGTTCTCCGGCGCGGTCACCAATACCCCGGCGCTTGGCGCGGGCCAGCAAATCCTCACCGATCTCGGCTCGGACCCGTCATTGGTCGACGGTATGGGGATGGGTTACGCCATGGCTTACCCGTTCGGCATCTGCGGCATCCTACTGGTGATGTGGCTGATTCGCCTGTTTTTCCGCATCAATATCGAGCGCGAGGCGCAGGCGTTTGACAGCGGCCCGGGGAGCCGGCGCGAGCTGCTGCACGCCATGAACGTGGCGGTGCGCAATCCTAACCTGCAGGGCATGGCGATCAAGAACGTGCCGCTGCTCAACGGCGAGGACATCATCTGTTCCCGGCTGAAGCGCGGCGAGCTGCTGATGGTGCCGGCGCCGCTTGAGCGGCTGGAGCTCGGCGATTACCTGCATCTGGTGGGCAAACGCGAGAGTCTGGAAAACGCCCGGTTGGTGATCGGCGAAGAGGTGGACGCTTCGCTGTCGACGCGCGGCACCGCGCTGCAGGTGGTGAGGGCGGTGGTGACCAACGAAAGGGTGCTGGGCAGCAAAATCCGCGATCTGAACCTGAAACAAAAATATGACGTGGTGATCTCGCGCCTCAATCGCTCGGGGGTCGAGCTGGTGGCGGGCAGCAACGTCACGCTGCAGTTTGGCGATATCCTCAACCTGGTCGGCCGGCCGGAGGCCATCGACGCGGTGGCGGCGATCGTCGGCAACGCGAAGCAGAAGCTGCAGCAGGTGCAGATGCTGCCGGTGTTCATCGGCATCGGCCTGGGGGTGCTGCTGGGCTCCATTCCGCTGTTCGTGCCCGGTTTCCCGGCGGCGCTGCGCCTGGGCCTGGCCGGCGGGCCGCTGGTGGCGGCGCTGATCCTCGGGCGCATCGGCAGCATCGGCAAGCTGTACTGGTTTATGCCGCCGAGCGCCAACCTGGCGCTGCGCGAACTGGGCATCGTGCTGTTTCTGGCGGTGGTCGGGTTGAAATCGGGCGGTAATTTCGTCGATACCCTGCTGCATGGCGAAGGGCTGGCGTGGATCGGCTATGGCGCGCTGATTACCGCGATCCCGCTGCTTTGCGTCGGCATTCTGGCGCGCACGCTGGGCAAGATGAACTACCTGACGCTCTCCGGCATGCTGGCGGGTTCGATGACCGATCCGCCGGCGTTGGCCTTCGCCAACGGTTTGCACCCCAGCTGCGGCGCCGCTGCGCTGTCCTACGCCACGGTTTATCCGCTGGCGATGTTCCTGCGCATCATGTCGCCGCAGTTGCTGGCGGTGCTGTTCTGGGCGATATGA
- a CDS encoding valine--pyruvate transaminase, whose amino-acid sequence MTFSLFGDKFTRYAGITRLMDDLNEGLRTPGAIMLGGGNPAQIPEMESYFKQLCQDLLDQGKLTEALCNYDGPQGKDALLKALANLLRDELGWQISPQNIALTNGSQSAFFYLFNLFAGRYADGSRRRVLFPLAPEYIGYADAGLDEGLFVSAKPNIELLPEGQFKYHVDFEHLNIGDDIGMICVSRPTNPTGNVITDEELMKLDLLAQQRGIPLVIDNAYGVPFPGIIFSDATPLWNPNIILCMSLSKLGLPGSRCGIVIADEKVISALTNMNGIISLSPGSMGPALAAEMIERGDLLRLSNEVIRPFYQQRVEHTIEIIRRYLSPERCLIHKPEGAIFLWLWFKDLPITTELLYQRLKQRGVLMVPGHYFFPGLEHEWPHTHQCMRMNYVPDPEKIERGVAVLAEEIERAHQEAG is encoded by the coding sequence ATGACTTTTTCACTTTTCGGCGACAAATTTACCCGTTACGCGGGCATCACCCGCTTGATGGACGACCTGAACGAAGGCCTGCGCACCCCCGGCGCCATCATGCTTGGCGGCGGCAATCCCGCGCAGATCCCCGAGATGGAGAGCTACTTCAAACAGCTGTGCCAGGACCTGCTCGACCAGGGCAAACTGACCGAGGCGCTGTGCAACTACGACGGCCCGCAGGGCAAGGATGCGCTGCTGAAAGCCTTGGCCAATCTGCTGCGCGACGAACTCGGCTGGCAGATCTCTCCACAGAATATTGCACTGACAAACGGCAGCCAGAGCGCGTTTTTCTACTTGTTCAACCTGTTCGCCGGCCGCTACGCCGACGGTTCGCGCCGCCGCGTGCTGTTCCCGCTGGCGCCGGAATACATCGGCTATGCCGACGCCGGGCTGGACGAAGGGCTGTTCGTTTCGGCCAAGCCGAACATCGAGCTGCTGCCGGAAGGCCAGTTCAAATACCACGTTGACTTCGAGCACCTGAATATCGGCGACGATATCGGCATGATCTGCGTGTCGCGCCCGACCAACCCGACCGGCAACGTGATTACCGACGAAGAGCTGATGAAGCTCGATCTGCTGGCGCAGCAGCGCGGCATTCCGCTGGTGATCGACAACGCCTACGGCGTGCCCTTCCCCGGCATCATCTTCAGCGACGCCACGCCGCTGTGGAACCCGAACATCATTCTGTGCATGAGCCTGTCGAAGCTCGGCCTGCCCGGCTCGCGCTGCGGCATCGTGATCGCCGACGAGAAGGTCATCAGCGCGCTGACCAACATGAACGGCATCATCAGCCTGTCGCCTGGCAGCATGGGGCCGGCGCTGGCGGCCGAAATGATCGAGCGCGGCGATCTGCTGCGCCTGTCGAACGAGGTGATCCGTCCGTTCTACCAGCAGCGCGTCGAGCACACCATCGAGATCATCCGTCGCTACCTTTCGCCGGAGCGCTGCCTGATCCACAAGCCGGAAGGGGCGATTTTCCTCTGGCTGTGGTTCAAGGATCTGCCGATCACCACCGAGCTGCTGTATCAGCGCCTGAAGCAGCGCGGCGTGCTGATGGTGCCGGGGCACTACTTCTTCCCGGGGCTGGAGCATGAGTGGCCGCACACCCACCAGTGCATGCGCATGAACTATGTGCCGGATCCGGAGAAAATCGAACGCGGGGTGGCGGTCCTGGCGGAAGAGATCGAGCGCGCGCATCAGGAAGCGGGCTGA
- a CDS encoding alpha-amylase, with amino-acid sequence MKRLTLPLLMLLSPAAMAGWTLQGLPPFDETAPGLFISQATLAKGQLPLRLHQDQQCWQPAAAVKLNQTLSLQPCGANPPVNWRLFRGGDYQVRIDTRSGTPTLRLGLKSAPQAATAAVTRRCPRWDGAPVTLDVSATFAEGETLRDFYSGQTAQVRRGKVTLQPAEGSGGLLLLESTGASEPAAFSWHNATVYFVLTDRFENGNPANDHSYGRRSDGLQEIGTFHGGDLAGLTQKLDYLQRFGVNALWISSPLEQIHGWVGGGTKGDFPHYAYHGYYALDWTRLDANMGSEQDLRTLVEQAHRRGIRILFDVVVNHVGYATLADMQQFQFGSLYLKGEALEKNLGKRWNDWRPGPGQNWHSFNDVINFSDRAGWSTWWGKNWIRTDIGDYDSPGYDDLTLSLAFLPDIKTEAPGASGLPPFYRHKPDTAARDIPGAATRDYLTTWLSQWVRDYGIDGFRVDTAKHVEKPTLALLKQRATAALAAWKADNPQQALDDAPFWMTGEAWGHGVMKSDYYQNGFDAMINFDFQDQASQALGCFADIDATYRQMADRLQQFNVLSYLSSHDTRLFFADDAKGSLALQRRAADLLLLTPGAVQIYYGDESGRPLGPAGSDPLQGTRSDMNWRELQGDKAPLLAHWQRLGQFRARHPAIGAGVQQPLPNAGYYAFSRRLGEDKVMVVWVGDRSQ; translated from the coding sequence ATGAAACGCCTGACCCTACCCCTGTTAATGCTGCTGTCGCCGGCAGCGATGGCCGGCTGGACGCTGCAGGGCTTGCCGCCCTTCGACGAAACCGCCCCCGGCCTGTTTATCAGCCAGGCCACGCTGGCCAAAGGGCAGCTGCCGCTGCGGCTGCATCAGGACCAACAGTGCTGGCAACCGGCGGCGGCGGTGAAGCTGAACCAAACCCTGTCGCTGCAGCCTTGCGGCGCCAACCCGCCGGTCAACTGGCGGCTGTTCCGCGGCGGCGACTACCAGGTGCGGATCGATACCCGCAGCGGCACGCCGACGCTGCGGCTCGGCCTGAAGAGCGCGCCGCAGGCCGCCACGGCCGCCGTTACCCGCCGCTGCCCGCGCTGGGACGGCGCGCCGGTGACGCTCGACGTCTCCGCCACCTTCGCCGAGGGCGAAACGCTGCGCGACTTCTATTCCGGCCAGACGGCGCAGGTGCGCCGGGGCAAGGTCACCCTGCAGCCGGCCGAGGGCAGCGGCGGGCTGCTGCTGCTGGAATCCACCGGGGCGAGCGAGCCGGCGGCCTTCAGCTGGCACAACGCCACGGTGTATTTCGTTCTCACCGATCGTTTCGAGAACGGCAATCCGGCCAACGATCACAGCTACGGCCGCCGCAGCGACGGCCTGCAGGAGATCGGCACCTTCCACGGCGGCGATCTGGCCGGCCTGACGCAGAAGCTGGATTACCTGCAGCGGTTCGGCGTCAACGCCCTGTGGATCAGTTCGCCGCTGGAGCAAATCCACGGCTGGGTCGGCGGCGGCACCAAGGGCGATTTCCCGCACTACGCCTACCACGGCTACTATGCGCTGGACTGGACCCGGCTCGACGCCAATATGGGCAGCGAACAGGATCTGCGCACGCTGGTCGAACAGGCGCACCGGCGCGGCATCCGCATCCTGTTTGACGTGGTGGTGAATCACGTCGGTTACGCCACGCTGGCGGACATGCAGCAGTTTCAGTTCGGTTCGCTGTACCTGAAGGGCGAGGCGCTCGAAAAAAACCTGGGCAAACGCTGGAACGACTGGCGGCCAGGCCCCGGCCAAAACTGGCACAGCTTTAACGATGTCATCAACTTCAGCGACCGGGCCGGTTGGAGCACATGGTGGGGGAAAAACTGGATCCGCACCGATATCGGCGACTACGACTCACCGGGCTACGACGATCTGACCCTGTCGCTGGCCTTTCTGCCGGACATCAAAACCGAGGCGCCCGGCGCCAGCGGCCTGCCGCCGTTCTATCGCCACAAACCCGACACCGCCGCACGGGACATTCCCGGCGCCGCCACCCGCGACTACCTGACCACCTGGCTCAGCCAGTGGGTGCGCGATTACGGCATCGACGGTTTTCGCGTCGATACCGCCAAACACGTGGAAAAACCGACGCTGGCGCTGCTGAAACAGCGCGCCACGGCGGCGTTGGCGGCGTGGAAAGCCGATAATCCGCAGCAGGCGCTGGACGATGCGCCGTTTTGGATGACCGGCGAAGCCTGGGGGCACGGCGTGATGAAAAGCGACTATTACCAGAACGGCTTCGACGCGATGATCAACTTCGATTTTCAGGACCAGGCGTCACAGGCGCTGGGCTGCTTCGCCGACATCGACGCCACCTACCGCCAGATGGCCGACAGGCTGCAGCAGTTCAACGTGCTGAGCTATCTCTCCTCGCACGACACCCGGCTGTTCTTCGCCGACGACGCCAAAGGTTCGCTGGCGCTGCAGCGGCGGGCGGCGGATCTGCTGCTGCTGACGCCGGGCGCGGTGCAGATTTACTACGGCGATGAAAGCGGCCGCCCGCTGGGCCCGGCCGGTTCCGATCCGCTGCAGGGCACCCGTTCCGATATGAACTGGCGCGAACTTCAGGGCGACAAGGCGCCGCTGCTGGCCCACTGGCAGCGGCTTGGGCAGTTCCGCGCCCGCCATCCGGCGATCGGCGCCGGCGTGCAGCAGCCGCTGCCAAACGCCGGCTACTACGCCTTCAGCCGCCGGCTCGGCGAGGATAAGGTGATGGTGGTGTGGGTCGGCGATCGGTCACAATAA
- the ghrB gene encoding glyoxylate/hydroxypyruvate reductase GhrB, producing MKPSIVLYKSLPADLRERLEQHFTVHTFDGLNPQNRDALRQALQQAEGIIGSGGKIDEAFLQLAPKLRAASTISVGYDNFDVAALNARNVLLMHTPTVLTETVADTIMSLVLATARRVVEVAERVKAGEWQGSIGPDWFGVDVHHKTIGILGMGRIGLALAQRAHFGFGMPVLYNARRTHAEAEQRFNARRCDLDTLLAESDFICITLPLTDETFHLIGRDQLAKMKKSGILINAGRGPVVDEQALIEALKNGTIHAAGLDVFEKEPLPASSALLTLPNVVALPHIGSATHETRYGMAACAVDNLIAALTGTVKENCVNPQLLQK from the coding sequence ATGAAGCCTTCTATCGTATTGTACAAAAGCCTTCCCGCCGACCTGCGCGAGCGGCTGGAACAGCACTTCACCGTGCACACCTTCGACGGGCTGAACCCGCAAAACCGCGACGCGCTGCGCCAGGCGCTGCAGCAGGCCGAGGGCATCATCGGCTCCGGCGGTAAAATCGACGAAGCCTTCCTGCAGCTGGCGCCCAAGCTGCGCGCCGCCTCCACCATTTCCGTCGGCTACGACAACTTCGACGTCGCGGCGCTTAACGCCCGCAACGTGCTGCTGATGCACACGCCAACCGTGCTGACCGAGACCGTGGCCGACACCATCATGAGCCTGGTGCTGGCCACCGCGCGCCGCGTAGTGGAAGTGGCCGAGCGGGTGAAAGCCGGCGAATGGCAGGGCAGCATCGGCCCGGATTGGTTTGGCGTCGACGTGCACCATAAAACCATCGGCATCCTGGGCATGGGCCGCATCGGCCTGGCGCTGGCGCAGCGCGCGCACTTCGGTTTCGGCATGCCGGTGCTGTACAACGCCCGCCGCACCCACGCGGAAGCCGAGCAGCGTTTCAACGCCCGTCGTTGCGATCTGGATACCCTGCTGGCCGAGTCCGACTTCATCTGCATTACGCTGCCGTTGACCGACGAGACCTTCCACCTGATCGGCCGTGACCAACTGGCGAAGATGAAAAAGAGCGGCATATTGATCAACGCCGGCCGCGGCCCGGTGGTGGATGAGCAAGCGCTGATCGAAGCCCTGAAAAACGGCACCATTCACGCCGCCGGGCTGGATGTGTTCGAGAAAGAGCCGCTGCCGGCGTCTTCAGCGCTGCTGACGCTGCCGAACGTGGTGGCTCTGCCGCATATCGGCTCCGCCACCCATGAAACGCGCTACGGCATGGCCGCCTGCGCGGTGGATAATCTGATCGCCGCGCTGACCGGCACGGTGAAAGAAAACTGCGTCAACCCGCAGCTGTTGCAGAAATAA
- a CDS encoding MFS transporter yields the protein MNKATIAAKRWWYIMPIVFITYSLAYLDRANFSFASAAGINDDLGITKGMSSLLGALFFLGYFFFQIPGAIYAERRSVKKLIFWCLILWGGCASLTGVVSNIPMLAAIRFILGVVEAAVMPAMLIYISNWFTKSERSRANTFLILGNPVTVLWMSVVSGYLIHAFGWREMFIIEGIPAVIWAFCWWVLAKDKPAQAKWLNEEEKLALQRQLDEEQKGIKAVRNYGEAFRSRNVILLCAQYFAWSIGVYGFVLWLPSILRSGMQMGMVEAGWLSAVPYLAATIAMVLVSWASDKMQNRKLFVWPLLLIGALAFFGSYAVGANHFWISYGLLVVAGAAMYAPYGPFFAIIPEMLPKNVAGGAMALINSMGALGSFFGSWFVGYLNGATGSPAASYMFMAIALVAAVVLTLVVKPARNEVQPQLA from the coding sequence ATGAACAAAGCGACTATCGCCGCCAAACGCTGGTGGTACATCATGCCCATCGTGTTTATCACCTACAGCCTGGCCTATCTCGATCGCGCCAACTTCAGCTTTGCCTCGGCTGCCGGCATCAACGACGATTTGGGCATTACCAAGGGCATGTCCTCGCTGCTGGGGGCGCTGTTTTTCCTCGGCTATTTCTTCTTCCAGATCCCCGGCGCCATCTACGCCGAGCGTCGCAGCGTAAAAAAACTGATCTTCTGGTGTCTGATCCTGTGGGGCGGCTGCGCCTCGCTGACCGGCGTAGTGAGCAATATCCCGATGCTGGCCGCCATCCGTTTCATTCTCGGCGTGGTGGAAGCCGCGGTGATGCCGGCGATGCTGATTTACATCAGCAACTGGTTCACCAAGTCGGAACGCTCGCGCGCCAACACCTTCCTGATCCTCGGCAACCCGGTGACGGTGCTGTGGATGTCGGTGGTGTCCGGCTACCTGATCCACGCCTTCGGCTGGCGTGAAATGTTTATCATCGAAGGCATTCCGGCGGTGATCTGGGCCTTCTGCTGGTGGGTACTGGCGAAAGACAAGCCGGCGCAGGCCAAATGGTTGAACGAAGAAGAAAAACTGGCGCTGCAGCGTCAACTGGATGAAGAACAGAAGGGCATCAAAGCGGTACGCAACTACGGCGAAGCCTTCCGCTCGCGCAACGTGATCCTGCTGTGCGCGCAGTATTTCGCCTGGAGCATCGGCGTGTACGGCTTCGTGCTGTGGCTGCCGTCCATCCTGCGCAGCGGCATGCAGATGGGCATGGTGGAAGCCGGCTGGCTGTCGGCGGTGCCTTATCTGGCGGCGACCATCGCCATGGTGCTGGTGTCCTGGGCCTCCGATAAAATGCAAAACCGCAAGCTGTTCGTTTGGCCGCTGCTGCTGATCGGCGCGCTGGCGTTCTTCGGTTCTTACGCCGTCGGCGCCAACCACTTCTGGATCTCCTACGGCCTGCTGGTGGTCGCCGGCGCGGCGATGTACGCCCCGTACGGCCCATTCTTCGCCATCATCCCGGAAATGCTGCCGAAAAACGTCGCCGGCGGCGCGATGGCGCTCATCAACAGCATGGGCGCGCTGGGCTCGTTCTTCGGCTCCTGGTTCGTCGGTTACCTGAACGGCGCCACCGGCAGCCCGGCGGCATCCTATATGTTTATGGCCATCGCGCTGGTGGCGGCGGTGGTGCTGACGCTGGTGGTCAAGCCCGCCCGTAACGAGGTTCAGCCGCAACTGGCTTGA
- a CDS encoding sugar kinase — MTTLTTARDAQLDVVTLGEAMAMFVAAQTGDLAAVESFTKRIAGAELNVAIGLARLGLNVGWVSRVGNDSFGRFTLQQLKKEGINYQQVTVDGHYPTGFQVKSKNIDGTDPNVEYFRKGSAASHLSTADFNRDYFGSARHLHLSGVAAALSGQSLELCNHAAREMRAMGKTISFDPNLRPVLWSSQQVMIEQLNKLAFAADWVLPGLKEGQILTGQSTPEGIADFYLERGVQAVIIKTGPDGAWFKTAGGDSAAVAAIKVSNVVDTVGAGDGFAVGTLSALLEGKTLKQAVQRGNKIGSLAIQAIGDSEGLPTRAALAE, encoded by the coding sequence ATGACAACGCTGACAACCGCGCGCGACGCGCAATTGGACGTAGTTACGCTCGGTGAAGCCATGGCGATGTTCGTGGCGGCGCAAACCGGCGACCTGGCGGCCGTGGAGAGCTTCACCAAACGCATCGCCGGCGCCGAGCTGAACGTGGCGATCGGCCTGGCGCGCCTGGGGTTGAACGTCGGCTGGGTCAGCCGGGTCGGCAACGACTCGTTTGGCCGCTTTACCCTGCAACAGCTGAAAAAAGAAGGCATCAACTATCAGCAGGTGACGGTGGATGGCCATTACCCGACCGGTTTCCAGGTCAAATCCAAAAACATCGATGGTACCGATCCCAATGTGGAGTACTTCCGCAAAGGCTCCGCGGCCAGCCATCTGTCGACCGCCGATTTTAACCGCGATTACTTCGGTTCCGCGCGCCATCTGCACCTGAGCGGCGTGGCGGCGGCGCTGTCCGGCCAGTCGCTGGAGCTGTGCAACCATGCCGCTCGCGAAATGCGCGCCATGGGCAAAACCATTTCCTTCGACCCCAATCTGCGGCCGGTGCTGTGGTCCAGCCAGCAGGTGATGATCGAACAGCTGAACAAGCTGGCGTTCGCCGCCGACTGGGTGCTGCCGGGGCTGAAAGAGGGGCAGATCCTCACCGGGCAATCGACGCCGGAAGGCATCGCCGATTTCTATCTGGAGCGCGGCGTGCAGGCGGTGATCATCAAAACCGGCCCGGATGGCGCCTGGTTTAAAACCGCCGGCGGCGACAGTGCGGCGGTGGCGGCAATCAAAGTCAGCAACGTGGTGGATACCGTTGGTGCGGGAGACGGTTTCGCCGTCGGGACCCTCAGCGCCCTGCTGGAAGGCAAAACGCTGAAACAGGCGGTGCAACGCGGCAACAAAATCGGCTCGCTGGCGATCCAGGCCATCGGCGACAGCGAAGGGCTGCCGACCCGCGCGGCATTGGCTGAATAA
- a CDS encoding sugar phosphate isomerase/epimerase family protein: protein MKKEIIVVTGAYGTDTVQQHGGQAALLPIIAGAGADGVEIRRELFAPQELDSLPALALEIERQRLFAVYSAPEALFTPEHALNPNLPALLAEAQALNARQLKLSLGHYQPGFDFTELKVALEQHPVKLVVENDQTPDCGILSLLNAFFHAAEDNHLPVSMTFDMANWHWVWQDAFAAADRLARHVSYVHVKAATQGPRGWRAIALDDTDGSWRTLLARLPQDAPRGIEFPLQGDSLEAVTRHYVNLLRAE from the coding sequence ATGAAAAAAGAAATTATCGTGGTGACCGGCGCATACGGCACCGATACCGTTCAACAGCACGGCGGCCAGGCCGCACTGTTGCCGATCATCGCCGGTGCGGGCGCCGACGGCGTGGAGATCCGCCGCGAACTGTTCGCCCCTCAAGAGCTGGACAGCCTGCCGGCGCTGGCGCTGGAGATTGAGCGCCAACGGCTGTTCGCGGTCTATTCCGCGCCTGAGGCGCTGTTCACCCCAGAACACGCGCTGAATCCCAACCTGCCGGCGCTGCTGGCGGAGGCCCAGGCGCTCAACGCGCGCCAGCTGAAGCTCTCGCTGGGCCACTACCAGCCGGGCTTTGATTTCACCGAGCTGAAGGTGGCGCTGGAGCAACATCCGGTCAAACTGGTGGTGGAAAACGACCAGACCCCGGACTGCGGCATTCTGTCGCTGCTGAACGCCTTCTTCCACGCGGCGGAAGATAACCATCTGCCGGTCAGCATGACCTTCGACATGGCCAACTGGCACTGGGTGTGGCAAGACGCCTTCGCCGCCGCCGACCGCCTGGCGCGCCACGTCAGCTATGTGCACGTCAAAGCCGCCACCCAAGGCCCGCGCGGCTGGCGCGCCATCGCGCTGGACGACACCGACGGCAGCTGGCGTACCCTGCTGGCCCGTCTGCCGCAGGATGCGCCGCGCGGTATCGAATTCCCGCTGCAGGGCGACTCGCTGGAAGCCGTCACCCGCCACTACGTTAACCTTCTGCGCGCGGAGTAA